Below is a genomic region from Erigeron canadensis isolate Cc75 chromosome 7, C_canadensis_v1, whole genome shotgun sequence.
aattataattataagaaGGCATTgtacttaaatatataaaaccttAATTATGCGATTTCAAAGGAggaaaacaatatatatgaGTCATTTTCCTTAGCTTTAGCTTGAGGGAAATGTACATGCACCTACAAGTGGGTCAATGGACCCTTCTTAGAGTGTCTTTTATTGTGTTCATATTAATATTAACGTGGAACTTTATCAAAATTTATAACTAAACAATCTTGTAGTTCATATATAATCTCACCAAAAACGGATCAGTTTGGAAGGGTGTTGAAGTTTCAAGAATTGGGAGGTCTAAACTTAATTTTCATTGACTAATATATTGTACTTATATTATGTCGAAAGTTCAAGATGATTTagatataaacttataatttaagattttctCTATAAATTTTGAAGAGTAAATAATCAGATAAAGAGAAGTGCTCCGTATGTCACTCTTTatagtcatatactcatatatcatCAAACTAGATTAAGTCCTAGATTAAGTCCGGACGTTGTTCGCGTCGGACcgataacataaataaaaatatctagATAGTTACAATATTATTCATAGTttgataacataaataaaaataagaatatcaGATTACGACTAAtgcaaataataatattatgggaagtgatattaatAACACTCACTTTGATACATTTACCACAACTGTTCATTACTGGTTTGTACAGTCAGCTGTAAAACTTGTACGTTGTGgtacatacataaaaaatcgtggtacgaatatcatttccctaatattatgatttatgaatatataatatatatgtcaaatatgttaaactaTGGCCCTgtttacttttttctttaataaacttaatagttatGAACTTACTAATtaagtcaaatttcatgttttttttacttaataaacaaaaatcatcgtcaattacatattttttacttaatacatacagacattACCTATATATTTAGTCACTTAATACACTCAGTACTTAATAACTAAAAGAAGAAACAGACCTTATGATTAATTAAATGTGCATTACTGGTTTGTAGAGTCAGCTGTAAAACTTGTACGTTGTGGTACATACATCAAAAattgtggtacgaatatcagtTCCCTAATACtatgatttatgaatatataatatatatgtaaaatatgttaaaCTATGGTTGCTTAATATGCCCAATATGGTTGCTTccgtatttgtatttgtattgtcaaacatgtttcttagatatcggtaggacgcatgaTTGATAAACGTTCGACCCGTATAGTAGTCGGACCCAGCAGAaaggtatttcttctttttagattctcggcagacaggtatgattttctaaacatttctcattttccgcGTTGCACTcatttgtggccggaggtccctatggaagcagtctctctacctttgtgtagaggtaagattgtctacagcttacctcccccataccccgtgCAGGGTttgggtcctgttgttgttgttgttgttgttgttgttgtgtatGTCAAACTATGGTCCCATTTACTTTTtagttaataaacttaatagttacgaacttaataattaagtcaaatttcatttttttacttaataaacaaaagtaactatcaattacattttttttacagACATTACTTATatattcagtcacttaatacacTCAGCACTTAATTACTAGAAGAAGAAATGGACCTTATGATTAACTAAatgtaatattaaattataacaaatttatttctttgagtaataataacaataagtcaataataataataataataaatataaatagtataatataaatgcataaagaaaacacaaatagaagagatatatatatatatatatatatatttattcaaaaatttaatgaatttaaaagttataaaacaaaTCTAATCTTATGATCATATTTTTTCCCATGGCTTATGTATAATCATTTGACTATTGGAACTTCAAAATACATATGAGCATATTGTTACCTAAATTTTAGGTTAAGAGTTCAAATTGTGATTTTATGGTAGCtaatttttaagattttttaaatacaaaagagaaaattaacaataaaatgACAAATAGAAAAAGAGCTTACttgtcaaaagaaaaagaatgttaCATAAGCCCTAataatattaagttaaaaaaaagagcGATGTATATAGATCATCAATTTTATATAAACatcttataattatttacattttaatagAGTGGGTCGATATAATTCAATTGAGTTATCAAGATGAATGAGAAAGACAATAAGAAAAATTCGAGATAATTAGCGTATCGCTGGCAAGCAATACAGAGAATGTTGTTGGCTattcaatataaaataaattcgTCATCGTGAACCACTACTAATAAAATGATTACAGTAAATTATTGAACTCTATACCATTCTATTACATTGATTATTAACTTCTTGTCCCACTTTTGAGGACCAGGTACATTACATAACTCAAAAATATGCTAGCATTAACAACAAACAGGGTTGGTTGGAAAACCTTCCACCTCTAGAGAGCTAGACCGGAAACATCATCTCCACCTTCGGATATGGGTAAAAAAGTCCACATCTTGTCAAATATAGTCGTTTATGACAGATCCAAGGTTGAAAGCTACATTCTATTCAATTgaagaaataaacaaaaaaaaaactggaaTCTAATCGGTGTCGATAAAAAGAGAGAATTCTTCCCGTGTATCTATGTATTGTGTAGTCAATGCCTAATCTCATCAAAGTCGCTTCTTTAAACCCTCAATAAGCGGTTTAACCACTGACCATGCAAAATCCGAACTCAATAAGTGGTAACTAATTTGGCAACTTGCAAGCGATGTACCTATACAGTCATGGCCTCATGGGAGTGATCCATAGAGTTTCAAGGATGTTAAcaacaatcaaatcaaaattgTTTATTAAAGGTACCATACGGTATTAGCCTACAAAGAACAGAGAACACCACAAACCGTCATCATTGACCCCTCCTCATGATAACAATCATACCACCGCCATTCACACACAATAAAACAACGTTATAATAATGGGTTACAGACCATTGTGTAGATAATAACGAGATACCCATGCTGCTAATCAGACATGGCAAGTTAATACCAAAATCATAAGTACAAAGCAGAATCTTCAGACGAAAAACAATAGTAATGTTATTCACATAATCTCTACTCACTAGATTGCCATACGAAACCATTAGACATCAAGAAAATGCACTATTCCATGATAGGGATTGATCCACCTGCTTGCAAGATTTGTCGCTCCAACTGCATCATATGCAATGATGAAACAGTAAATTACTAGGTTCTAAAGTGGCAAGGAAGAATATATGAACATCTTTCGAAGCATGCACAGACCTGCGTTGCCcgagagaaaaaataaaaatactatgCATTGGTAGTAGACTTACATTGAACAATCCTTCGAGTTTGTTCCTAACCAGAATGTATTCATGTTTTACTTGCTGCAGACACCGCACACACCTGCACAAGTCAAGAAAATCAGAAATCAATTATTAATTGAGATACTTTTAGTTTTTACAAAGGGCTAATACTATAAAAATTCCATCCCAATTGGGGGCGCAAGAAAACTTCAATTATTTGGTTAATACGTATCTCAAACGAATACTTGgtcaaatatatacaaatatatacaaactcTAAATTTCCGGTTATATGTATTGAACTTTCTATGACTATCCACTTATCCAGTTACCTCAATATCAAAGTAAATTGGTATTTTGCTAGCGTGGATGCCATATGATAGTTTACATGTCTTAGTCACATCAACAAAACCAGTACATCACCAGATTGCAAGTAATAACaagtataaaaagaataataataatagcaattGGAGgttcaatacatatattaagAAATAGGAAGTACGGTAAAAACATAACGAACCGAGACAAATTGCATAAACTTTTTTACCCTTAACCCTGAAAAATCTACATTATGCGTTAGAACATATTACTCAAAAACAACGAAATGAGAATTCTGAACACCAGATAATCACCAACATACAAGAATCATATTCTTCCAGTTGAAATTTGCCTAATAGTCAAATAATTTCAAAAGCAATGCAACTAAACTCTCTGTACTAACTTCAACAGCCATTAAAAGCCATTATGTCCTAAAAATAACCATGTAGTTCATTAAAGGAGCAACGGAGAATCAGATGCCAACAACATCCTCAATAATGATATAATTGAATCTTATAggcctaattaattaattatttaagtcACAGATATAACTTCATCAAAACTTATCTAAAAATAACCATTGCAAATATGACAAATAGTCAAATGCTATTGTAAACCTGGAAGCAAATCTACATGTCCTTTATAGCCCATAGGAGCTACTCCATGCTAGAAAATAAATGCCACATGGTTCAATAAAAGAGGTTGATTGGTAATTGATGTAAGGAAAACGCTGataaattaatttcatataaataacaATATGCCCCACCGAGACTAATGGTCAAAGATGTAATTTCACCTAAAATTTGACAACAAATGAAAACATTCAGATTTTCACAGGGATGTTGTTTCGCTTCCAAATTTAACTGAAACAAAACATTGAGCTTTTCACAGATCATTCCAGAAATGGAAACTTTTAGCTACAAATGAATATACTAGTCATACACCAGAACCGTTTTGAGGGTGTGCAAGTAATATAACCACACATATACTACTATACTAGTATACTTAAGCTTATAAAAAAGATGAACATCACAGAGTCAATCAAGGCTATATCAACGGTTCAAATATGAAAGAGCACATGAAGCGGATTTTGTTCACTTTATGTGACATGGAAAGAACATAGGTGAAATGGCTAAGAATTTTCAGTACATACAATCATTTATAAAATGATTCTTCAAGGAAAATCAAATTTTCTAATACTTTATAGATAATGTCAAAGTTAGAGGCAAAACAATGATTTTGATATACTGTTTCCTTAAATGTATCAACTTAGACAAAATTCATTTTACGAATAATCAATTGATATCGAACTACAATATGCGAATCACTTATTAGAAATTCATTCATCTACAATAATCAACTGATATTGATCTACAGTATTCAAATTGCTTAGTGGtctacatatagatatagatgaacATTTATATACCAGATACCAAATGGTTGACAAGATCTCTTTACTTAAAAGTAATGATAAAAAAATGATGTGACGTTCACCTTCTTTCGGTTATACCAGTCAttaaatataaactaatttttttatcCACTGTTATCTATGAGGCCCATTAAAGAAACTAAATAACTATTGCACAATAACTTAAGGATTACCCTGTCATACAGATCAAAACCTTCACAGTTTAAATGCGTTAACATCTTAGCATAATTCATGGATTCAGATAGCATAGACATTTTGCACTTACACTTCCTTgcacatataataataataacaaataaaacataatgagATTTGCCTTTAGGTATTAAGACCAAATCGAGAAAAATGAGTTCTTTTATTCTATTGAGATAATCAACCAAGTAGATCCTAACTTGATCCTAAATTATGGATCCGTTCAGTATACACAGACATTGAACAAGATTTGTTTTAGCAGAAAACAGGAATTGGAAGAAAGGGTTTATAAAGGTGATTTGAAGGTCATaacttttcaaaagtttaaagaaaaattcaAGGGACAAAGATCTTAATTGAAGTGCTGAATACTGATCTCAAATTTGTACTTTAAAAGACAGCAGGTACAgcttaatatttatatttaattaaagtgaCTTTATTAGTAGCAAAAGCACCATAGGCTTTGATTTTATTCAAAGTTTAGAAGTGGTTTTTAACATGATTTTCCTTTTAGTTAAATGTGATGCAGCAAAGGTGTCCCATCATTAATTGATGTGACCATCGAATGTTGTGTTTAATCGACATGGTACGCTTAAGCTCTCCATCAGCATTTGGTAGTCTATCATGTAAACTTTAGACAGCATTAACTCCATTAAGTTACTTAGGTTCCTCAAGTGAGCATTTATTAAATATGTATTTTGCCAAGTTGAAAAGAATTATGTGATTATGTGTCGATATTTTAGATCAGAGTGTTGTTCTAGCCAACTTTCACAAAATAGTTTCATAAGTTTTATGATGTTTTCGTATATATGTTGCAGGAAAGGCATTAGAGTTCTCACATGTTTGAAGATTTGAGATCAAGGGGAAGAGTTTTTCCTCTTTCAATTTTGGTTAAAATTTTagattataaaaacacttatgAACAATCAAACTGTTACGATCCCACATCGgtcaagtatgggattggttggtggtttataagcctaggtgtctcctctgagctagcttttgggagtgatactacacctagcttatggcatgatgTTAGCCAATTATGGGATGGGTTTGTATCACAAACCTCCGATCAAACACTACTTGGTCCATATACAAGTCAAAGCACATCACTAGTATTTGTTAAAATGATTACAGATAAATTGGTAAATGGAATTACTGCTATTAGGACAGGATAATGATGGGACAAGTGAAGTCAAACTGAttcgaatttttaaattaaagacaTAGTTAAAACTATCACAAAAGATTACACATAGATGATAAATACATTTGACATAGTTACTCACCCTTCAAGATTTTTCTCCTCACAGAAGTTTCTGAAGTGAACGCACATATTCGTGACTCGCTGCGCCCCTATGCTGTTACGAAAAAGTTACCCAtattttaataatgtatataattatCCTTGTATATGTCTCAATCTTTATggtaacaaacaaaaatacagGCTTTCTATTGTTACAATTATGTGCATAATTCAAAAAAACAATGTTCAGAAAAAGAAAGATTTGATCACTCGGTGTAATACCTGGAACTGCTACCCTTAAATTGGTGAACATGAGAATCAACCTGTTTATAATCCACAATCTTCTGTTGACTTTTTAGTCAGAAGTCAAAAAACAAATCCCAATAAGGAACAGATCGTGAACACTTAAATCAACTAAAGAATATAAACCCAAGTGAGTAAAGATGAGCTTACAGAGCAGTTGCCAAATTGTTGAGCAGCTTTTCTGAATCTTCAAAGAAAAGAGTCACCACTTCAGCCACAAAGTCTGGGTTGGTCTCATCTTGCAGTTTCTGAAGTTGTGTGAATTGATCATCCAGATATCCCTAGTAATACCCAGGATTAATCGATAAagcaaaaaattttatataggCGCTCATAATACTTCTCACTTTTTTTAagttactcaaaaatactaacCTCATTATACAGAGATGTTGCGTACTCAATAAACTGCCTTTGCAATTGAGTAACCGCAGCCATggtttgaaaaacaatgtttacTCTTTATCTTTCTTGATATGAAAGCTTACCTGCAAATTTAGCAATCTCATCAATACATTTCACGGATTAAACATACATTGCATAtgcatgcatacatacatatgtcAAAACACAAAGTAGTGAAAGTACTAGATAAACCTACTATCCGGTTACCAAAATGAGAAAACAAACAACTCGTTATCCGTTTCTTTCTAAATGCATAGTCATACTTTTATGTACtccatattatacatatatacaacaaaaaaagGTCCAAACTTAAAGGTCATATAAGCAATAAGACAGAATAACAGCTCATTTATTGGTTTCTTTTAGTAGAAATTTCCAAATTAAGATTCTTTCGCTACCTAAAGTGATACAGGAACTTGGCTTTTCCACAAGATCACATTCTGCAAGTTCCTTATATCTTATTCCCACCACCAATTTCATAGTGGGACACGAATACCACATTTAATCGCTTTTAtcattttgaattattttataattcCAAACATTGTTTACATTATCATAGTTATGAAAATCACCGTATCTTTTCGTGATAATCTAAATTAATCAGACCAAGGTTATTCTTTGAAGTAACAAAAACTCATGGGATTCGCTTATgaaaagaacaaagataataCAATGTCATCAATATCTTTTCTTGATCTTACAATTAGTAATAAAACAAATCTTGTACTTTCCACCTACGAAGAATCAAAATTTACAATTATTAAACCAAACGTATGATTTTGGGCCCCTACTCGTATCATAATAACAACTAAGTAATTAATCGAAAGTACAACTAAACTCATTTCGCTTTCATTTCTCCTTTTAGTTCTTTTACGATACATCCGTCCTATAGAATTCCATTCTAGTTCTAGAATAAGATAAACATTTTTCAACATTCAAAATTCAACACGATTGCCTTCCAATAACAAAAGTATAAGAATTCGGTTAAAAACCCAAAGcaacattttcaaaatttaacaaGTTTCAAGAATCAAACCGAAAAGAAACTTATAAAGATGTTTTCGCAGCCAAAAACACAATGTTAAAAGGTGCGTAAACCGACATTTAAGAGCTTACCAGGCGACAGACGTAATTATCATAATATTTGGAGCttaaaacatttaataaaaggaCATCAAAAGTTAATCTAATACATGGTTTTACACTAAAAATTTACACAATTCTGATACACAATCTTGATTTCTAGATTTCACCAAAAATGACTACTAAAACATCAAAGCAAAATTGAAAATAACTACAcatgtacatatacatatacacataaaaatatgtatataagagATCTGACATAGTTCTTTCGCTTAATTAGATATTCTTAAAAAAAGTAACAGTggcgccttccgcgggttttgagccccaatacctcgatggTGTATAGGGGAGGTTAAgttgtaggcagaccttacctctacctaaacTTAATTAGATATTCTTGCAAACTAAATTACAAAAACACTTCTTCAACAAAAAAGCAACTAAATTTCAGTGAAAGCAAATACACCCAGAAAAATTAGCAGCCAAATTCAAATAATAAAGATGGAAATAGATcgaaacaattaaaaaaaaaggacaaaaaaagaaagttacAGTGAGAAAGTTACCGGGTGGGGTGGATGGAGAAGATGGGTGGTTTTAGagtgatatttatatttatattttttattatatttaagtgTGTTGAGATATGTTTTGATTcccaaaaaatatttgatttgattttaatagATTATCGCACGTTGAGAGACAGGAGGGATCTTTGTACGGTGTGGATTCATTGAATTCGGAAAGgtgtgttttgtgtttgtgtcgCACCAATTATTCATTCATAAGTcataacaaacaaataaatgttTTGTATTTTTGGTAGGAAGGAAAAAAATTTTTAGCTTGTGGATTGTGTTGAAGCTAGAATAGAATGAATGATTATTAACTTGTTCGAGtgtaaaaaaatagaaaagtatgTGTATTTGTGTTATATCAGTTTTTTTTAACGTAAGGTAAAATTActtaatagataaaaaaaacacatcataCGCATACGCCCATA
It encodes:
- the LOC122608657 gene encoding histidine-containing phosphotransfer protein 1-like, which codes for MAAVTQLQRQFIEYATSLYNEGYLDDQFTQLQKLQDETNPDFVAEVVTLFFEDSEKLLNNLATALQQKIVDYKQVDSHVHQFKGSSSSIGAQRVTNMCVHFRNFCEEKNLEGCVRCLQQVKHEYILVRNKLEGLFNLERQILQAGGSIPIME